One region of Carya illinoinensis cultivar Pawnee chromosome 8, C.illinoinensisPawnee_v1, whole genome shotgun sequence genomic DNA includes:
- the LOC122318276 gene encoding protein FD-like, which yields MLSSMGGPRETTFNQTLNLNNRGSSSSSSSSAKSLSSTSSTSSPSPFSTSFHQSIRATKTMEEVWKDISLNSLPDQETTPRIHERPHPTSNFRNVILQDFLARPFSKDHPPASLVSTATETATLYGSASLVSPPATVLSLHSGSEFHFLDNSDPLRPDSHLQPQSISNISPFGSPFEAFASPTGLPSFGKKRVPESDSSSGDRRHKRMIKNRESAARSRARKQAYTNELELEVAHLMEENAKLRKQQEQLRAAAAAPFPKKHSLHRTSTAPF from the exons ATGCTGTCATCGATGGGAGGTCCCAGAGAAACTACCTTCAACCAAACCCTAAACCTCAACAACAgaggctcatcatcatcatcatcatcatccgcAAAATCACTTTCATCCACATCTTCAACCTCATCGCCTTCGCCATTCTCAACCTCCTTCCACCAATCCATAAGAGCCACCAAAACCATGGAAGAGGTATGGAAGGACATCAGTCTGAATTCTCTTCCTGACCAAGAAACCACCCCAAGAATCCACGAACGTCCCCACCCAACCTCCAACTTCCGCAACGTCATCCTCCAAGACTTTCTTGCCCGGCCCTTTAGCAAAGATCACCCGCCGGCCAGCCTAGTCTCCACTGCCACAGAGACGGCCACTCTCTATGGCTCTGCCTCTTTGGTGTCGCCTCCAGCCACTGTTTTGAGCTTGCATTCGGGTTCTGAATTTCATTTCCTTGATAACTCTGACCCACTAAGGCCTGACTCCCATTTACAGCCCCAATCCATTTCTAATATCTCTCCTTTCGGTAGCCCATTTGAGGCTTTCGCATCCCCTACGGGCTTGCCGTCTTTTGGGAAGAAAAGAGTTCCGGAATCTGACAGCAGCTCAGGGGATCGGCGACATAAGCGTATGATCAAGAACCGAGAGTCCGCCGCTCGATCAAGAGCTAGAAAGCAG GCCTACACAAACGAGTTGGAACTTGAAGTTGCTCACTTGATGGAAGAGAATGCAAAGCTCAGAAAACAGCAGGAACAG TTAAGAGCAGCTGCAGCCGCCCCATTTCCCAAAAAACATTCGCTGCATCGAACGTCAACTGCTCCATTTTGA
- the LOC122317779 gene encoding pentatricopeptide repeat-containing protein At3g51320, which yields MARFSMRELTRLRSSVPFQPTSKTNLSRPRFCSSSSPLERTATSLYQRRCILETCQNMRQLLQIQAHFITSGLFHNPFWAGRILQCSSGFGDLDYTILIFRYINWPDRLCVNTVIKAYSNSRVPFQAMVFYFECLRNGFLPNSYTFVPLVGSIAKMGCFKSGKKCHGQAVKNGVDSVLPVQNALIHMYGCCGAVDLASNVFVEMSNRDLVSWNSVIDVYSRLGDLGNAHRLFDIMPERNVVSWNIMINGYLKGGNPGCGLKLFREMVKFGLRGSDTTMVSVLTACGRSARVREGRSVHGCRIRIFLISSIVIDTALIDMYSRCQRVDMACRVFERMANKNLVSWNAMIMGHCLHGNPEDGLLLFGEMLGRPKSKHKETNLNRSSRCDEGQEGIIPDEITFIGVLCACARSGLLADGRAYFSQMIDIFNIKPNFAHNWCMANLYASVGLVQEAEEILRNVPEDDKSSESLFWANLFGSCRFLGDVSLGEKIAKSLIEMEPHEPLSYQLLLNVYAVAGRWEDVARVKDMMKDRKVGRMPGCNLKDLKEIVHELKVSDSWREGMDEVSMMMSALAKKSSLSCPNSKQLHLNDTDFNLVSETSEDCRK from the coding sequence atggcaagaTTTTCCATGCGGGAACTCACTCGACTCAGAAGCTCCGTTCCCTTTCAACCCACCTCTAAAACCAACCTCTCTCGGCCCAGATTTTGCTCTTCCTCTTCTCCCCTTGAAAGGACTGCTACTTCACTTTATCAGCGAAGGTGTATACTCGAAACATGTCAAAATATGAGGCAGTTGTTACAAATCCAAGCTCATTTTATCACTTCGGGTCTCTTCCACAACCCCTTCTGGGCAGGCAGAATTCTGCAGTGTTCTTCGGGTTTCGGGGATTTAGATTACACTATTTTAATTTTCCGATATATTAATTGGCCAGATAGGTTATGTGTTAATACTGTCATCAAGGCCTACTCTAATAGTCGTGTTCCGTTCCAGGCTATGGTGTTCTATTTTGAATGCTTGAGAAATGGGTTTTTGCCTAATAGCTATACTTTTGTACCACTTGTTGGGTCTATTGCGAAGATGGGTTGTTTTAAATCCGGGAAGAAGTGTCATGGGCAGGCCGTTAAGAATGGAGTTGATAGTGTGTTGCCAGTTCAAAACGCTTTGATTCATATGTACGGTTGTTGTGGGGCCGTTGACCTTGCTAGTAATGTGTTCGTTGAAATGTCAAACAGGGATTTGGTGTCGTGGAATTCAGTCATCGATGTTTACTCCAGACTTGGTGATTTGGGCAATGCTCATCGGTTATTTGATATAATGCCTGAACGAAATGTGGTTTCTTGGAATATTATGATCAATGGGTATTTGAAAGGTGGGAACCCTGGGTGTGGATTGAAGTTGTTCAGGGAAATGGTTAAGTTCGGGTTGAGAGGCAGTGATACAACTATGGTTAGTGTGCTCACTGCTTGTGGCCGGTCAGCTAGAGTAAGAGAGGGAAGATCAGTTCATGGGTGTCGCATTAGGATATTCTTGATATCAAGTATTGTTATTGATACAGCTTTGATAGATATGTATAGCAGGTGCCAGAGGGTGGACATGGCGTGTAGAGTCTTTGAAAGAATGGCAAATAAGAATTTGGTTTCCTGGAATGCAATGATCATGGGCCATTGCCTTCATGGAAATCCAGAAGATGGGCTTCTCCTATTCGGTGAAATGTTGGGTAGACCAAAGTCAAAACATAAAGAAACCAACCTTAATAGGAGTTCAAGGTGTGACGAAGGGCAAGAAGGAATAATCCCAGATGAAATAACCTTCATTGGGGTTCTCTGCGCCTGTGCTCGCTCTGGGCTTTTAGCAGATGGCAGAGCTTATTTCAGCCAAATGATAGACATATTCAATATAAAGCCCAATTTTGCACATAATTGGTGTATGGCCAATCTCTATGCCAGCGTGGGGCTTGTCCAAGAGGCAGAGGAAATCTTAAGGAATGTGCCAGAAGATGATAAGTCATCAGAATCCCTGTTTTGGGCTAATTTGTTTGGTTCCTGTCGTTTCCTAGGAGATGTATCTTTAGgagaaaaaattgcaaaatctCTAATCGAAATGGAACCGCATGAGCCCTTATCTTATCAACTATTGTTGAATGTCTATGCTGTGGCAGGTCGATGGGAGGATGTTGCTCGGGTAAAAGACATGATGAAAGATCGAAAGGTTGGAAGGATGCCTGGATGTAATCTTAAAGACTTGAAAGAAATAGTTCACGAGTTGAAAGTGAGTGATTCCTGGCGAGAAGGGATGGATGAGGTGAGCATGATGATGAGTGCATTGGCTAAAAAGTCAAGCTTGTCGTGTCCCAATTCTAAACAGCTACATCTGAATGACACAGACTTCAATTTAGTATCAGAAACAAGTGAAGACTGCAGAAAATGA